The sequence CGCCCCCCGTCATTGCGGCCTCCGTCTCCATCTTTGCGGCCCACCTCTCTGTCTTTCCGGCCGGCGTCATTCCGGCGAAGGCCGGAATCCAGTGCTCGGCGACCAGCCCGCTCGTGCCGCCTCGATGACCGGAGCGCAGGCGTGAACCTGGGTCTCTCGCTGCTGTACGCCGCCGAGCGCACGCCCGAGGCCGACGCCGTGGTCGACGGCCACGCCCGTCTGGACTATCGGGACCTGCAGCGGGTCGCCGCCGCGCTGGCCTCCGGGCTCGCATCGTTGGCCGTCGACCGGGGTGACCGGGTGGCCCTCGTGTTGAAGAATCGCCGGGAGGCTGTCGAGTTGTATTGGGCCTGCCAGTGGCTCGGGGCCGTCGTGGTGCCGCTGTCGTGGCGGGTTGCGGCCGCCGACGTGGCCTACTGCGTCGCCGACTCCGGCGCCACCGTCGTGGCGTTCGAGGAGGTCGGCCTCGAGCACGCCCGGGCGTGCTCGGACGCGTCCGATCGATTCGTGGCAGTCGGGACACGCGGCGGCGGTTCCTCGGCCGAACTGGCGGCCCGGTTCTGCTCCGGGGGCGACGCGCAACCCTGCGAGCCGTACGAGAGCCTGCTGGCAGCCGGCGAGGCCGTCGGTGCGCCCGAGGACCTCGACGACCGGGAGACCTCCATCTTCCTGTACACCTCCGGCACCACCGGCCGGCCCAAAGGGGTGCCCCGCAGTCACGCCGCCGAACGGGCCAGCGGGCTCTCCCAGGCGCTGCACCAGAGCTACCGGCCCGGCGAGCGCACCCTCGGGGTGATGCCGCTGTACCACACCATGGGAATCCACACGCTGCTGGCGGCACAGATCACGGGCGGCTGCTACGTCTGCCAGCCTGACTGGCACGCGGGCGCAGCCCTGGATCTCATCGAGTCGGAGCGCATCGGCTCGCTGTATCTCGCACCGACGCTGTTCCACGACCTGGTCCACTCGCCGGACCTCGCTGGCGCCGACATGTCCAACGTGCACTCGCTGGCCTACGCCGGGGCTGCCATGACCAGCGCCCTGGTGGAGCGCTGCGTGGAGGTGTTCGCCCCCGAGGTGTTCGTCAACCACTACGGCTCCACCGAGGTGTACACCTACTCGGTCCACTTCGACCAGCGTGCGGCCCCCGGCTGCGCGGGCCGCCCCGCCACCAACGCCC comes from bacterium and encodes:
- a CDS encoding AMP-binding protein; this encodes MNLGLSLLYAAERTPEADAVVDGHARLDYRDLQRVAAALASGLASLAVDRGDRVALVLKNRREAVELYWACQWLGAVVVPLSWRVAAADVAYCVADSGATVVAFEEVGLEHARACSDASDRFVAVGTRGGGSSAELAARFCSGGDAQPCEPYESLLAAGEAVGAPEDLDDRETSIFLYTSGTTGRPKGVPRSHAAERASGLSQALHQSYRPGERTLGVMPLYHTMGIHTLLAAQITGGCYVCQPDWHAGAALDLIESERIGSLYLAPTLFHDLVHSPDLAGADMSNVHSLAYAGAAMTSALVERCVEVFAPEVFVNHYGSTEVYTYSVHFDQRAAPGCAGRPATNARLRLVRPEPAAGPDDEAEPGETGEIICHLGSDEAFAGYWNRPDADAKAIRGDWYFTGDLGRLDDDGNLWVVGRIDDMIISGGENVHPLEVEDVLERAPGVREVAVVGLPDDRWGQAVTAFVVLDDEAARAGDDAAAARLDAHCLESAGLARFKRPRRYRFTDSLPKSPSGKILRRVLREEAAKPPVGQATRPELAYLLREAADAPHTTSRF